A window of Variovorax paradoxus genomic DNA:
CCGACCTTGCTCGCGAGATCCTCGATGGTCCAGCGCCGCGCGACGTCCTCATGAATCAGTCGCAGCGCATTCGCCATGCGCGGATCGGCCAGGCCCGCCAGGAGTCCTGAAATCGGCGCTGCGTCCTGCGCGGGTTGCCAGCGCAGCGCTTCGATCAGCATGATCTCGACAAGGCGCGTCAGGATGGCGTCGCCACCGGGTCTCGGCGTCATGCTCTCTTCGCCGATGGCGCGCGCAATCCAGCTCAAACGCGCCGCCCCGCTGTCCGCCGCCTTGATGTGGACCACCATGGGCAGAAGCCCCACCAGCAGCGGAGCGCTCGTCGGGTCGAACAGGAAGTAGCCGCCGAGCATCCTCACCGCCGCCTCGTCCTCCTGGGTGCCATGTCGGACCTCTCCCGCCGGACTCGCCTCCGCGATACGCATGGCGGGGCGATCCATTGCCTCGAGGTCGCTCCCCATGCGCAAACCCGGCGTTGCGGGCAGCAATACGTAGTCCCCCGGTTCCATGAGAAAGGGATCTGCCGAGTCCAGCCTCAGCCAGCATGAGCCTTGCACCATCAGGCAGAAGCTGGGCTGCCCGTAGCTCGGATATTGCACCGCCCAACTGCCCGCGCCACTGACGAACTTGGACAGCACCGTTTGGGGTCGCAGCAAGGCCACGATGGAAGCCAGTGGGTCCGCATTTAGACGATCTCGCATGAAATCCAGATTATGCGATATGGATCGTCTTGGTCAAGCGCCCTAGCATCGACCCATCTTGAAAGGAAGACGAACATGAAAACGGTACTGATCACGGGCTGCTCCTCAGGTTACGGCAAGGCCACGGCAGCGCATTTCCTGGCGCTGGGTTGGAACGTCATCGCGACGATGCGCAAGCCCGACCCGGCGCTTCTGGGAGCGTCTTCGGAGCGGTTGCGCGTGGTCCGGCTCGACGTGACGAACGACGAGAGCATCGCGCATGCAGTAGACCAAGGCATCGCGGCCTTCGGCCAGATCGACGTGCTGGTCAACAACGCCGGCATCGGCTTGTTCTCGGCCTTCGAGGTCACGCCCAAGGAAACCATCCGCGAGCTGTTCGAGACCAACACCTTCGGCGTAATGGCCATGAGCCAGGCCGTGATTCCCCACATGCGCGAGCGCGGCGAAGGCGCCATCGTCAACGTGACGTCCAGCGTCTGCTTCGCGGGGATGCCGCTGGTTGCACCCTATGCCGCCAGCAAGTTCGCGATCGAAGGGTTCACCGAAGCGCTGTTCTTCGAGCTGGAGTCCATCGGCGTGCACGTGCGGCTCGTCGAGCCGGGCTACGGCCCCGGTACCGCCTTCACGGCCAATGGCATGGACCGCATGGACGGGTTGATCTCGCCGCCGTACCAGGCCTATGCAGGACAACTCCTGGCGCAGTTCAAAGTCGCTGGCGCGGTGACGACGCCGAATCAGGTCGCGGCGGCCGTGTTCGCGGCCGCCACGGAAACGTCGGAAAAGCTGCGATTTCCCGCGGGCCCCGACAGCACCCACCTGGCCGATGCGCGCTGGAACAGCACCGACGAGCAGTTCCTTGCGGGAATGCGGTCGATGCTGCGGATGAAGGCTTAGCCGCGCGTCATCGGCTCCGCCCCCTCAAAGGTCTTCGCTTCCCAGCAGCATCTCGTTGATGCCCTTGCCCACTTCCACCACGGGAAGACGTTCTCCGTCGGATCGATCCGGAAATCGAGAAGCACGGTGCGGTCGCGCATGGCCCGGGCTTCCTGCAGTGCGGCTTCGATATCGGTCGGGCGTTCGACCAGCATGCCGACATGGCCGTAGGCTTCGGCGAGCTTCACGAAGTCCGGCAAAGCGTCGAGATAGCTGTGGCTGTACCGGCCCTCGTGGCTGATCTGCTGTTGCTGCCGGACCATCCCGAGATAGCGGTTGTTCAGAAGAACGATCTTGATCGGCGTGTCGTACTGCAGGCAGGTCGACAGTTCCTTGGTGCTCATCTGCACGGAGCCGTCGCCCACGATGCAAAAGACCTCGCTGTCGGGTCTTCCCATCTTCACGCCCATCGCGTAAGGGA
This region includes:
- a CDS encoding SDR family oxidoreductase — protein: MKTVLITGCSSGYGKATAAHFLALGWNVIATMRKPDPALLGASSERLRVVRLDVTNDESIAHAVDQGIAAFGQIDVLVNNAGIGLFSAFEVTPKETIRELFETNTFGVMAMSQAVIPHMRERGEGAIVNVTSSVCFAGMPLVAPYAASKFAIEGFTEALFFELESIGVHVRLVEPGYGPGTAFTANGMDRMDGLISPPYQAYAGQLLAQFKVAGAVTTPNQVAAAVFAAATETSEKLRFPAGPDSTHLADARWNSTDEQFLAGMRSMLRMKA
- a CDS encoding AraC family transcriptional regulator is translated as MRDRLNADPLASIVALLRPQTVLSKFVSGAGSWAVQYPSYGQPSFCLMVQGSCWLRLDSADPFLMEPGDYVLLPATPGLRMGSDLEAMDRPAMRIAEASPAGEVRHGTQEDEAAVRMLGGYFLFDPTSAPLLVGLLPMVVHIKAADSGAARLSWIARAIGEESMTPRPGGDAILTRLVEIMLIEALRWQPAQDAAPISGLLAGLADPRMANALRLIHEDVARRWTIEDLASKVGMSRAAFAARFTQILGAPPMEYVLRWRMALAKDMLWHDGLSLGEVAHAVGYQSASAFSAAFSRSVGLSPSAFARTGRADPPAAPAEARLDA